The Collimonas sp. PA-H2 genome contains a region encoding:
- a CDS encoding VCBS repeat-containing protein gives MMPLFNRIRCYLAVILFFTLQPVFAVTSPYRSTDAPILIVFGQSNAQGFNDPLPASDPRIGKDFSNVYGLNIANNRKLNLKDVTWSKYNLNGFNLGDGGGNNTYNLAGEFATLWDNNTATLNLPPLYIVYISVSGNGIMQSDAGYDKWWPGRSATDIDSAYPLAKNILNLVVSNLKSKKLNPTIIGVHFNQWEAEDSLKSMSDQNAVVANYTNLLNGFRTSLGMPNAPVYFYRPRSTVYTRYSNVPVSYFNDLVNGFNQIVASTTNVALIDAANSNDVNTGRSLYNECGDDFGIFNTDMVHYLGSVHNWFARNQWDIVFKDTKSQPIDSTKSSCGVSFLKQANKVNFNSDGKSDLLLKNTTLGSTSYAVWLMNGLSTTSQPPSVINTNSSDWQIKLKGDFDGDGIADILWYNAKTDQYVIWFMNGQNYKRSAVLAPHAAGWTVVGSGDFDGDGKADLLWHSPSTNYYVIWFMDGTGNYTSNSGPIDSPSAGFVFEALGDFDGDGKTDIIWKNPTSNVFSMWLMNGKLKTETAMNQPTPQLSWSIKAIGDFNGDSKSDILWYNASNPSNAQYVIWNMNAGKYMSSSGMMTAPAAGWSIYGVGDYDGDGKSDILWVDGTGKNYVMWFMNGLTYKTSGPLTPEPPANWQITP, from the coding sequence ATGATGCCATTATTTAATAGAATCAGATGCTATCTAGCAGTCATATTATTTTTTACACTACAACCTGTATTTGCAGTTACATCTCCATATCGGTCAACTGATGCACCGATACTAATTGTATTTGGACAGTCTAATGCACAGGGATTTAATGATCCTCTGCCAGCATCAGATCCAAGGATTGGGAAAGATTTTTCAAATGTTTATGGATTAAACATCGCTAATAATAGAAAGCTCAATCTCAAAGATGTTACCTGGAGCAAATATAATTTAAATGGATTCAATCTCGGTGATGGCGGAGGTAACAATACCTATAATCTCGCTGGAGAATTTGCTACGCTATGGGATAATAATACCGCAACTTTAAATCTTCCACCGTTGTATATTGTATATATTTCAGTAAGTGGAAATGGGATAATGCAATCAGACGCCGGGTATGATAAGTGGTGGCCTGGCAGATCTGCAACTGATATTGATAGTGCCTATCCATTAGCCAAAAATATATTAAATTTGGTAGTGAGTAATTTGAAAAGTAAAAAATTAAATCCAACGATAATTGGCGTACATTTCAATCAATGGGAAGCCGAGGATTCGCTGAAATCTATGAGTGATCAAAATGCGGTAGTAGCTAATTATACCAATCTTCTTAATGGATTTAGAACTTCATTAGGGATGCCCAATGCACCTGTGTATTTTTACAGGCCACGCTCCACTGTATATACAAGATATAGCAACGTTCCAGTGAGCTATTTCAATGATCTTGTAAATGGATTCAATCAAATAGTTGCATCTACAACCAATGTAGCCCTGATTGATGCCGCAAATTCTAATGATGTTAATACGGGAAGAAGTTTATATAACGAATGTGGCGACGATTTTGGTATATTTAACACTGATATGGTGCATTACTTGGGATCTGTTCATAACTGGTTTGCAAGAAACCAATGGGACATAGTATTTAAGGATACAAAAAGCCAACCCATAGACAGTACAAAATCAAGCTGCGGTGTATCATTTTTAAAACAAGCAAATAAAGTAAATTTCAACTCAGATGGTAAGTCAGATCTCTTGTTAAAAAATACTACACTAGGATCCACGTCTTACGCAGTATGGCTGATGAATGGATTAAGCACCACAAGCCAACCTCCGTCCGTGATTAACACCAATTCTTCTGACTGGCAGATCAAGCTCAAGGGCGACTTTGACGGCGATGGAATAGCAGATATATTGTGGTATAACGCGAAGACTGACCAATATGTTATTTGGTTTATGAATGGGCAGAATTATAAAAGATCAGCTGTTTTAGCGCCTCATGCTGCAGGTTGGACTGTGGTAGGTTCGGGGGATTTCGACGGTGATGGTAAAGCTGATTTACTTTGGCACTCTCCATCAACGAATTATTATGTTATTTGGTTTATGGACGGGACGGGTAATTATACATCTAATTCTGGACCTATAGATAGCCCAAGCGCAGGTTTTGTATTTGAAGCTCTTGGTGACTTTGACGGTGATGGAAAAACTGACATTATTTGGAAAAATCCTACGTCAAATGTATTTTCCATGTGGTTAATGAATGGAAAACTAAAAACAGAAACCGCTATGAATCAGCCTACCCCTCAGTTGTCATGGTCTATAAAAGCTATAGGTGATTTTAACGGAGATTCAAAATCAGATATTCTTTGGTATAACGCATCCAATCCATCGAATGCTCAGTACGTCATATGGAATATGAATGCTGGAAAGTATATGAGCAGCAGCGGCATGATGACAGCGCCTGCCGCTGGATGGAGTATATATGGGGTTGGTGATTATGATGGTGACGGAAAATCGGATATTTTATGGGTTGACGGTACCGGAAAGAATTATGTAATGTGGTTTATGAATGGACTTACATATAAAACTTCTGGTCCGCTTACACCCGAACCACCAGCTAATTGGCAAATTACTCCCTAA
- a CDS encoding IS5 family transposase: protein MQKSFSDLEYAAKKKLTRRDRFLAAIDVATPWGKLHKLIEPHYPKVAGAGRPPIGLARMLRMYVAQQCFGLSDEGIEDAIYDSQAIRAFVGIDLSRESAPDATTLLKFRHLLEAKGLTQKIFEAINAHLAAKGLMMREGTIVDATLIAAPPSTKNKDGERDPEMHQSKKGNDWHFGMKAHIGVDAASGLVHTVVGTAGNVSDVTQAHALLHGDEVAAFGDAGYQGVEKRIENIGKAVTWHVAMKRAKRKALPKNKLGRMTEKLEHLKASVRAKVEHPFHVIKNLFRHQKTRYRGLAKNTAQLFTLFGFANLVLAGRRFTITETRSAS from the coding sequence ATGCAAAAGAGTTTTTCTGACCTTGAGTACGCTGCCAAAAAGAAACTGACGCGGCGTGACCGCTTCCTTGCGGCGATTGATGTGGCGACGCCGTGGGGCAAGCTGCATAAGCTGATCGAGCCACACTACCCGAAGGTCGCCGGCGCCGGGCGTCCGCCGATTGGATTGGCGCGTATGTTGCGAATGTACGTAGCCCAGCAGTGCTTTGGCCTGTCTGACGAAGGTATTGAAGATGCGATCTACGACAGCCAGGCCATTCGGGCTTTTGTCGGCATTGACTTGAGCCGCGAGTCGGCGCCGGATGCGACGACGCTGCTCAAGTTCCGTCACCTGCTTGAGGCGAAAGGCCTGACACAAAAGATTTTCGAGGCGATCAATGCGCACCTCGCTGCCAAGGGCTTGATGATGCGCGAAGGGACCATCGTCGATGCAACCTTGATCGCTGCACCACCATCGACCAAGAATAAGGACGGTGAGCGCGATCCGGAAATGCACCAATCGAAGAAGGGTAATGACTGGCATTTCGGCATGAAGGCGCATATCGGCGTGGACGCTGCTTCCGGCTTGGTCCATACCGTTGTGGGCACTGCTGGCAATGTCTCCGATGTCACGCAGGCGCACGCGCTGCTGCACGGCGATGAAGTGGCGGCGTTCGGCGATGCGGGCTATCAGGGTGTGGAAAAGCGCATTGAGAATATTGGCAAAGCCGTGACGTGGCACGTGGCGATGAAGCGCGCCAAACGCAAAGCCCTGCCGAAGAACAAGCTGGGTCGCATGACTGAAAAACTTGAGCATCTCAAGGCGAGCGTACGCGCCAAAGTCGAGCATCCATTTCATGTCATCAAGAACCTGTTCCGTCATCAGAAGACCCGTTACCGTGGCTTGGCGAAGAACACCGCCCAGTTGTTCACGTTGTTCGGCTTTGCAAATTTGGTGCTGGCCGGCAGGCGATTTACGATCACTGAAACCCGAAGTGCGTCCTGA
- a CDS encoding AlpA family transcriptional regulator, translated as MSHSQIAPVKSSIERLPVVMARTGRSRPSIYLDMKKGAFPQCFKVGVRAVGWLSSDIDAWIESRVQAGQTGRAGVEKANDKGN; from the coding sequence ATGTCTCATTCTCAAATTGCGCCAGTTAAGTCATCGATTGAACGTTTGCCTGTCGTCATGGCAAGAACAGGAAGAAGTCGTCCTTCTATTTATCTCGATATGAAGAAGGGAGCATTTCCGCAATGCTTTAAAGTTGGCGTCCGGGCTGTTGGCTGGTTATCTAGCGACATTGATGCGTGGATAGAAAGCCGTGTTCAGGCTGGCCAAACCGGCCGTGCGGGCGTAGAAAAAGCGAATGACAAAGGTAATTAA
- a CDS encoding helix-turn-helix domain-containing protein gives MMGYVNDIAAFSASADRRSGGEHHDRGEEICRRLILARKLNHLDQREAAKTLGYSNSSQLSKIEAGHASVSREFIVRAAVAYGVSADYLLGLSNEPERDPRTAEQVAVLRSVQGTVEQNVAAMVTVLLKNAGEVAPLRSHLESLTQRISQLQEAYDKVCRKNEAFQNDVLAGSILESAVDAAGDASCKAKQFVERRSMIADFRTKAATDDGSYPLFAKESDVSEGRVDR, from the coding sequence ATGATGGGATACGTTAATGACATTGCGGCGTTTTCGGCGTCGGCGGACCGGCGCTCTGGTGGAGAGCACCATGATAGAGGCGAAGAGATTTGCCGCCGCTTGATTCTGGCGAGAAAGCTCAACCACCTCGATCAGCGCGAGGCGGCAAAGACTTTAGGGTATAGCAATTCATCGCAGCTATCCAAGATTGAAGCCGGCCACGCTAGCGTATCGAGAGAGTTCATCGTGCGTGCTGCCGTCGCCTACGGCGTGAGCGCCGATTATCTCCTGGGACTGTCGAATGAGCCCGAGCGGGATCCGCGTACCGCTGAGCAGGTGGCAGTGTTGCGGTCGGTACAAGGGACGGTAGAGCAGAACGTTGCGGCAATGGTCACTGTCTTGCTGAAGAACGCGGGAGAGGTGGCGCCATTGCGTTCGCACCTGGAGAGCTTGACCCAGCGAATCAGCCAGCTACAGGAAGCGTACGACAAGGTGTGCCGCAAGAACGAGGCATTCCAGAATGATGTCCTGGCTGGTTCGATCCTGGAGAGTGCGGTGGACGCCGCCGGCGACGCCTCGTGTAAGGCAAAACAGTTTGTGGAGCGTCGGTCGATGATTGCCGATTTCCGCACGAAAGCGGCAACAGACGATGGCAGCTATCCATTATTTGCGAAAGAAAGTGATGTATCTGAGGGGCGGGTGGACAGATGA
- a CDS encoding patatin-like phospholipase family protein, protein MYALLGLAQVHAVPATPNATIEVSNTRTSIPVRPRIGLVLSGGGARGYAHLGVLQALEKMHIPIDYVAATSMGAVVGGLYASGLSVDELDRILTETNLSDIAFDRNDRAELPQSQREDDYQYPIGLSAGYGDGKLKLPKGLVQGNNLLALLQNWTPQLPASISFDKLPTPFRAVATDLGSGAEVILSQGSLPRAIRASMAVPGLFAPLKLNGRTLVDGGLVQNLPVSLARSMGADIIIAVNIATDLQDPSTLDSPTAVAQQMVTILIQQNVKRQLDSLMKEDILIEPDMGDLGFADFSRGKDGVKAGYEATERQRSKLAALVLPQQQWKEYLAARSGGPMLAQDAHIDEIQINSNGQVPAAVVRRALDVKEGDFYNPVALNKDVARLATNGDFKSVTQELMTENGHNVLKVDADEKSWGPNFLLFGLGVSNTFNGRGNFNLQLGHRLPWLTAGGLEWRNDIALGSAQTSLRTELRQPLWNTVGLYAAPYAEYQRRHADFYGGGDDASSKTLPITGIQSDTTKVGIDIGIPLWRIGELRVGANYQWQTIAPSYSTPIVINPDGTIFQFERTRQNQPIIRSQLTIDQLDDPLFPRKGYYLSAVNNIAFGATGNRYNDVQGKALWAISKGPHTLNLAVEAAGTYANAGDAVGNGGLGFTLGGFQHLSAYSTDQFNGSYLLYGRASYLRDMPGLNLPGLRNVVLGSSLEIGDVWYTRTEFGRGPYKKNASLFFGGNSFLGPLYFGAAVAPRGVWNMYLQLGRVF, encoded by the coding sequence ATGTATGCATTGCTGGGGCTGGCGCAAGTACATGCCGTGCCGGCAACACCCAATGCCACAATCGAAGTCAGCAATACAAGGACAAGTATACCGGTCCGCCCCCGTATCGGCCTGGTATTGTCGGGCGGCGGGGCTCGCGGTTATGCGCATTTGGGAGTGTTGCAAGCGCTCGAGAAAATGCATATCCCCATCGATTATGTCGCGGCCACCAGCATGGGGGCAGTTGTCGGTGGGCTGTATGCGAGCGGGCTGTCGGTCGATGAGCTGGACCGTATTCTGACGGAGACCAATCTGAGCGATATCGCCTTCGACCGCAATGATCGGGCAGAATTGCCCCAGTCCCAGCGCGAAGATGATTATCAATATCCTATCGGCTTGTCCGCTGGTTACGGCGACGGCAAGCTGAAACTGCCAAAGGGCCTGGTGCAAGGGAATAACCTGCTGGCGTTGCTACAGAACTGGACTCCGCAACTGCCGGCGAGCATCTCCTTCGATAAGCTGCCGACGCCTTTCCGCGCGGTGGCAACCGATCTCGGCAGCGGTGCGGAAGTCATATTGAGTCAAGGCTCATTGCCGCGCGCAATTCGCGCCAGCATGGCTGTGCCTGGACTATTCGCGCCACTCAAGCTGAATGGCCGCACACTGGTGGACGGCGGCCTGGTGCAGAACCTGCCGGTATCGCTGGCGCGCAGCATGGGTGCAGATATCATTATCGCGGTCAATATTGCCACCGATCTGCAGGATCCGTCCACCCTCGATTCACCGACTGCGGTGGCGCAACAGATGGTGACCATCCTGATTCAGCAGAACGTTAAGAGGCAGCTCGATTCGCTCATGAAGGAGGATATATTGATCGAGCCGGACATGGGCGATCTGGGCTTTGCCGATTTTTCGCGCGGCAAGGACGGTGTCAAGGCCGGTTACGAGGCGACCGAGCGCCAGCGCTCCAAATTGGCGGCGCTGGTGCTGCCGCAGCAGCAATGGAAAGAATATCTTGCGGCGCGCAGCGGCGGCCCTATGCTTGCGCAGGATGCCCATATCGATGAGATCCAGATCAACAGCAACGGCCAGGTGCCGGCTGCGGTGGTGCGCCGCGCGTTGGACGTCAAGGAAGGCGATTTCTACAACCCAGTAGCATTGAACAAGGATGTGGCGCGGCTGGCGACCAACGGTGATTTCAAGAGCGTGACGCAGGAGCTGATGACGGAGAACGGGCACAATGTGCTGAAGGTGGATGCCGATGAAAAATCCTGGGGCCCGAATTTTCTGTTGTTCGGCCTGGGCGTATCGAATACATTCAATGGTCGCGGAAATTTCAATTTGCAGTTGGGGCACCGTTTGCCATGGTTGACCGCAGGCGGTTTGGAGTGGCGCAACGACATCGCGCTGGGCAGCGCACAAACCAGCCTGCGTACCGAATTGCGGCAGCCGTTATGGAATACCGTCGGTCTGTATGCGGCGCCCTATGCCGAATACCAGCGCCGTCATGCTGATTTTTATGGCGGTGGCGACGATGCCAGCTCAAAAACCCTTCCAATCACAGGCATTCAGAGTGACACGACCAAGGTCGGTATAGACATCGGCATCCCACTGTGGCGGATCGGGGAGTTGCGCGTCGGTGCCAATTATCAGTGGCAGACGATTGCGCCGTCCTACTCGACACCGATCGTTATCAACCCGGACGGCACAATTTTTCAGTTTGAGAGAACTCGACAAAACCAACCCATCATTCGCTCGCAATTAACCATCGATCAGCTCGACGATCCTTTGTTTCCGCGCAAAGGCTATTACCTTTCTGCCGTCAATAACATCGCGTTTGGCGCTACCGGAAATCGTTACAACGATGTGCAAGGCAAGGCACTGTGGGCGATCAGCAAGGGCCCCCATACACTCAACCTGGCGGTGGAGGCCGCCGGCACCTATGCGAATGCGGGTGATGCCGTGGGCAATGGTGGCCTCGGGTTTACCTTGGGAGGTTTCCAGCACCTGTCGGCTTACAGCACGGACCAATTTAACGGGAGTTACTTGTTGTATGGTCGTGCCAGTTATCTGCGGGACATGCCGGGGTTGAATTTGCCTGGCTTACGCAATGTGGTACTGGGCAGCAGCCTTGAGATTGGTGATGTCTGGTACACACGGACAGAGTTTGGCCGCGGTCCTTACAAAAAAAACGCAAGTTTGTTTTTCGGGGGAAATAGTTTCCTCGGTCCGCTGTATTTTGGTGCAGCTGTTGCCCCGCGCGGCGTCTGGAATATGTATCTGCAATTGGGACGGGTGTTCTGA
- a CDS encoding nuclease domain-containing protein, with the protein MKRSTKPMRRTAMSHGLTGVLSSSSFHRSKKPKCIKTRHKPLTKIRASARDQECTLRFPGVCNYRTDTTVLCHSNLLEDGKGYGIKAPDEKGAYGCCRCHDVLDGRARRPEGFSYDSMISLFKEAVALTHAELRRLGLLMDD; encoded by the coding sequence ATGAAGCGTTCGACGAAGCCAATGCGCCGGACGGCAATGTCTCATGGCCTGACCGGCGTTCTGTCCTCCTCATCCTTCCATCGATCAAAGAAGCCGAAGTGCATCAAGACCCGTCATAAGCCGTTGACCAAGATACGCGCCTCCGCGCGCGACCAGGAATGCACGCTGCGATTTCCTGGCGTTTGTAACTACCGCACCGACACGACTGTGCTTTGTCACTCCAATCTACTGGAGGACGGTAAGGGCTACGGCATCAAGGCGCCAGATGAGAAGGGCGCCTACGGATGCTGCCGCTGTCATGACGTCCTAGATGGTCGCGCACGGCGTCCGGAGGGCTTCTCCTATGACTCGATGATTTCCCTATTTAAAGAAGCGGTGGCCTTGACGCACGCTGAGTTGCGGCGTCTAGGCTTGTTGATGGATGACTAA
- a CDS encoding RusA family crossover junction endodeoxyribonuclease: MAKGRPRFARVGKGVKAYTPVKTATYEQQVSWAAKAAMRGSSPLAGPVELYVILYMQIPASYSKTKRANAISGDLRPTGKPDLDNVVKGIKDACSNIVWGDDSQVVRIVASKHYAARASATVIAAPVEGNP, encoded by the coding sequence GTGGCGAAAGGCCGCCCGCGCTTTGCTCGCGTAGGGAAGGGCGTCAAGGCATACACACCGGTCAAGACTGCGACTTACGAGCAGCAGGTGAGCTGGGCGGCGAAGGCGGCGATGCGTGGCAGCAGTCCGCTGGCTGGCCCCGTTGAGCTGTACGTCATCCTGTACATGCAGATTCCCGCCAGCTATTCCAAGACGAAGCGCGCCAACGCGATTTCTGGCGACTTGCGGCCAACGGGCAAGCCTGACCTGGACAACGTGGTCAAGGGCATCAAGGATGCATGCAGCAACATCGTTTGGGGTGATGACTCGCAGGTGGTGCGGATAGTCGCCAGTAAACATTATGCCGCACGGGCGTCTGCCACTGTTATCGCCGCTCCTGTGGAAGGGAATCCGTAA
- a CDS encoding helix-turn-helix domain-containing protein translates to MSINLMSLAWKTDLPSGRKMVLLALCDNANDQGECYPSVGAIAQKCSMGERTVQQHITDMEAAGIVRRGLRNGRSTVYKIDPRSFSTPAEFAPPQIRHPAISAPTPAESAPVPPQILHPTPADLAPRTIKEPSIEPSSKRQRARGSRLLEDWTLTKSWGDWALEMHPTWTPEHVRLVADKFRDHWISQPGQRGCKTDWLATWRNWCRNEKPLVASRGGGQGAWWATDASIVAKGAEVGLMPIAGESMPTFKGRVQAAIDNGGQAPPPPRSRITRSDRAEEVRGKKPEGLNLKALIKSKGMLDDLP, encoded by the coding sequence ATGAGTATTAATTTAATGTCTCTTGCATGGAAGACTGATTTGCCGTCTGGTCGGAAAATGGTGTTGCTTGCGCTGTGCGACAACGCGAACGACCAGGGTGAATGCTATCCATCTGTCGGCGCAATTGCGCAGAAGTGCAGCATGGGTGAGCGTACGGTACAGCAGCACATCACTGATATGGAAGCGGCCGGCATTGTGAGGCGTGGCCTGCGTAACGGGCGCAGCACCGTGTATAAAATAGACCCCCGCAGTTTTAGCACCCCCGCAGAATTCGCACCCCCGCAGATTCGGCACCCCGCGATATCTGCACCCACCCCCGCAGAATCTGCACCCGTACCCCCGCAGATTTTGCACCCCACCCCCGCAGATCTCGCACCCAGAACCATCAAGGAACCATCAATAGAACCATCAAGTAAACGTCAGAGGGCACGCGGTTCCCGCTTGCTCGAAGACTGGACGCTTACGAAGTCGTGGGGAGACTGGGCTCTGGAGATGCACCCGACCTGGACGCCTGAGCATGTCCGTTTGGTAGCCGACAAGTTTCGAGATCACTGGATTTCGCAACCGGGGCAGCGCGGATGCAAAACCGATTGGCTGGCGACTTGGCGCAATTGGTGCCGCAACGAGAAGCCTCTGGTTGCCAGTAGGGGCGGCGGGCAGGGCGCATGGTGGGCAACGGATGCTTCCATTGTCGCCAAAGGGGCTGAGGTTGGCTTGATGCCCATTGCCGGCGAGTCGATGCCGACGTTCAAGGGGCGGGTACAGGCTGCCATCGATAACGGCGGGCAAGCGCCACCCCCGCCACGAAGCAGGATAACCAGGTCTGACCGCGCCGAGGAGGTGCGGGGCAAGAAGCCAGAGGGGTTGAATTTGAAAGCGTTGATTAAATCGAAAGGAATGTTGGATGACTTGCCTTGA
- a CDS encoding YdaS family helix-turn-helix protein, with protein MKTSIEKACHIAGGQTSLARTLGVSPQAVQQWVTRGRPPSGRCIPIENAVATEVTRFDLRPDVFGNSL; from the coding sequence ATGAAAACTTCAATTGAGAAAGCTTGCCACATCGCTGGCGGACAAACATCGCTGGCACGAACTCTTGGTGTAAGTCCCCAAGCGGTACAGCAGTGGGTTACACGCGGAAGACCGCCATCAGGGCGCTGTATTCCAATCGAGAATGCCGTCGCTACGGAAGTAACTCGCTTTGATCTTCGGCCAGACGTATTCGGCAATTCTCTTTAG
- a CDS encoding LexA family transcriptional regulator, with amino-acid sequence MEFKYRLKQLLDAKDSGNMTALAAHCGVSPQAVQQWITKGLMPRKGRLELIAQYFGITESALVYGGDIPADMREPVVISIRDYKEKSEEIEIRQYNTGGAMGHGVILRDQPGVIQSWHVSPEWIQKNVKHHTGIDNLAIVTGFGDSMRGMFNPGDPLLVDRGVKSVEFDSVYFFRVGDEGFIKRLQRIPGEGIVAISENKAYKEWTIKPDMDFEVFARILKVWCSTDF; translated from the coding sequence ATGGAATTCAAATATCGGCTCAAACAATTGTTGGACGCAAAAGACAGCGGCAATATGACCGCGCTGGCTGCGCATTGCGGGGTCTCGCCTCAAGCAGTCCAACAATGGATCACGAAAGGTCTAATGCCGCGAAAAGGGCGATTGGAGTTAATTGCTCAATATTTCGGCATTACCGAATCTGCTCTAGTGTATGGGGGAGACATACCTGCAGATATGCGAGAACCTGTCGTGATCTCGATTCGCGACTACAAAGAAAAATCGGAGGAAATAGAAATTCGGCAATACAACACAGGTGGAGCAATGGGCCATGGCGTCATATTGCGCGACCAACCAGGGGTAATTCAGAGCTGGCACGTAAGCCCTGAGTGGATTCAAAAAAATGTAAAGCACCATACAGGAATTGATAACTTAGCAATCGTCACTGGCTTTGGTGACTCGATGCGTGGCATGTTTAATCCAGGCGACCCGCTCCTTGTAGATAGAGGGGTTAAATCGGTCGAATTCGACTCTGTCTATTTTTTTAGAGTTGGCGACGAAGGTTTTATCAAGCGACTCCAGCGAATTCCTGGCGAAGGAATTGTCGCAATATCGGAAAACAAAGCCTACAAAGAATGGACGATCAAGCCTGATATGGACTTCGAAGTTTTCGCCCGCATTCTTAAGGTTTGGTGTAGCACCGACTTCTAA
- a CDS encoding terminase small subunit, with the protein MTKVIKSRPPAGKATKKAGKDPVKSAAPDVAGQLPAAESAEQARLRRAQEIVNGFDLPPRTKQFVVEYTKDMNGTQAAIRAGYSAKTANEQAAQHLAKLSIKQAIDAVMNDRIEQGIFDGDMVISRWVEISQANPNSLTQYRRVNCRYCWGEGHRYQFTPAEMEDAKQALADANTKRALDELPELVWGDKGGLGFVGNRDPHPECPECWGEGVGRPFFTDTRKLGRESLPLYAGVKQTKDGLEIQMHNQTDALDKLARHFGLYKDKLADAVEKSYTREALEERFAGAMQRAQERQRQVDAERGLGENG; encoded by the coding sequence ATGACAAAGGTAATTAAGTCCAGGCCTCCGGCAGGCAAGGCAACGAAGAAAGCGGGAAAGGATCCGGTGAAAAGTGCGGCACCCGACGTTGCTGGTCAGCTTCCGGCGGCTGAGAGTGCTGAGCAGGCTCGGCTCCGTCGTGCGCAGGAGATTGTGAACGGCTTTGATCTGCCTCCCAGGACAAAGCAGTTCGTCGTCGAGTACACCAAGGACATGAATGGCACGCAGGCTGCGATCCGGGCTGGTTATTCGGCAAAGACGGCTAATGAGCAAGCCGCACAGCACTTAGCAAAACTTAGTATCAAACAGGCTATCGACGCGGTGATGAACGATCGTATCGAGCAGGGCATCTTCGACGGCGATATGGTAATTTCCCGGTGGGTGGAGATCTCGCAAGCGAATCCGAACAGCCTAACGCAGTATCGTCGCGTGAATTGCCGTTATTGCTGGGGTGAAGGGCATCGCTATCAGTTCACACCGGCAGAAATGGAGGATGCCAAGCAGGCGCTCGCTGATGCCAACACCAAGCGCGCGCTGGACGAGCTCCCTGAGCTGGTATGGGGCGATAAGGGCGGCCTGGGCTTCGTTGGCAACCGAGATCCGCACCCGGAGTGCCCGGAATGCTGGGGCGAGGGTGTCGGGCGACCATTCTTTACTGATACCCGCAAGCTTGGCCGTGAGAGCCTGCCGCTCTATGCCGGTGTGAAGCAGACCAAGGACGGCCTGGAGATTCAGATGCATAACCAGACCGATGCCCTGGATAAGCTGGCCCGCCACTTCGGCCTATATAAAGACAAGCTGGCCGACGCAGTAGAGAAGAGCTATACCCGGGAAGCGCTGGAAGAGAGATTCGCCGGCGCCATGCAGCGCGCCCAGGAGCGTCAGCGCCAGGTAGATGCGGAGCGTGGATTAGGCGAGAATGGCTAA
- a CDS encoding YmfL family putative regulatory protein, translated as MSRRQSYLKMIKAFPGGWDAMAAAMGITRNALENRTYERQGQTMSVDKAMQMQVFSDTALFAQCIAIESGGVFVMLPAPHEIDNEALLSKFNKLYAHIGLLSRRFNEATEDGEIDKRERADLAAIGDEISRHTQELLALTFRIYCRSDDEKVEA; from the coding sequence GTGAGTAGAAGGCAATCTTATTTAAAAATGATCAAAGCATTTCCCGGCGGTTGGGATGCGATGGCAGCTGCCATGGGTATCACTCGTAACGCGTTGGAGAACCGTACCTATGAGCGCCAGGGGCAAACAATGAGCGTCGACAAGGCGATGCAGATGCAAGTTTTTTCAGACACTGCGCTTTTTGCACAATGCATCGCCATAGAAAGTGGTGGCGTGTTTGTCATGCTGCCGGCGCCACATGAAATCGACAACGAAGCGCTGCTGAGCAAGTTCAACAAGCTGTATGCCCACATAGGTTTGTTGTCGCGCCGCTTCAACGAGGCGACGGAAGATGGCGAGATTGATAAGCGTGAGCGAGCTGACTTGGCTGCGATAGGCGATGAGATCAGCCGCCATACCCAGGAGCTGCTGGCGCTGACATTTCGCATTTACTGCCGTAGTGACGATGAGAAGGTGGAAGCGTGA